From Inquilinus sp. Marseille-Q2685, the proteins below share one genomic window:
- a CDS encoding penicillin-binding protein 1A, producing MRLIGWLLSSLILLLVIAAVGVFAAASYFGRDLPDTAQLAEYAPPITTRLHAGDGRLMAEYASQNRLFVPFGAIPPLVAQAFVSAEDQRFYDHPGVDLQGIARAGISAIQNYASGRRVEGASTITQQVARNFFLTPDRAISRKIREMLLAFRIESAFTKQQILELYLNQIYLGRGAYGVAAAALAYFNKPLKDLTISETAFLAGLPKAPSSYDPKTRMDAAVARRNYVLGRLQEDGAITREQADAARAEPLVTKDRRQIEFVSANYFAEEVRRELQRLYGNDALYQGGLSVRTSLDPHLQDLADQALRDGLRSYDMRHGWRGPLKKIEGFDDWAGQLAAIQRPAGAGDWQMAVVLDIDAKTASIGFSDKSRGTIPFAEMKWARPWRANQTVGAEPRKPSDVLAKGDVILVEPTGPVPEDKAVPQEFGLRQIPDVQGALVALDPNTGRVMAITGGYDYAMSEFDRGTQAVRQPGSTFKPFVYLTALEAGYTPATIIDDAPITIDTGTTDWAPENDDHRFLGPMPLRVGVERSRNLMTVRLIQAVGLDKVKETAERFGVYKDMPLLYSMALGAGATTPLQMATGFAQIANGGKKVTPTFIDRIQDRTGRTIYRHDDRPCEACGQPWADQATPVIPDTREQIADPVSAYQMTSILQGVVQRGTASALNKLGFTLAGKTGTTNDAKDAWFVGFSPDLVVAIYVGFDDPKTLGAREWGSTAAVPIARDFMSAALQGKDVPPFRIPPGVNLVKIDRLTGQPAYGSGGDTLWEAFRPGTEPGTGYALDRLDGSGGGAGEGGDTGFGDSVPDATTGTGGLY from the coding sequence ATGCGCCTGATCGGCTGGCTCCTGTCCTCCCTCATCCTCCTCCTCGTCATCGCGGCGGTCGGGGTCTTCGCGGCCGCGAGCTATTTCGGCCGCGACCTGCCGGACACCGCGCAGCTGGCCGAATACGCGCCGCCGATCACCACCCGCCTGCACGCGGGCGACGGCCGGCTGATGGCGGAATACGCCAGCCAGAACCGGCTGTTCGTACCGTTCGGGGCGATTCCGCCCCTGGTGGCGCAGGCCTTCGTCTCGGCCGAGGACCAGCGCTTCTACGACCATCCGGGCGTCGACCTGCAGGGCATCGCCCGGGCCGGAATCTCGGCGATCCAGAACTACGCTTCCGGCCGGCGGGTCGAGGGCGCCTCGACCATCACCCAGCAGGTGGCGCGCAACTTCTTCCTGACGCCGGACCGGGCGATCAGCCGGAAAATCCGCGAGATGCTGCTGGCGTTCCGCATCGAGAGCGCCTTCACCAAGCAGCAGATCCTCGAGCTGTACCTGAACCAGATCTATCTCGGCCGCGGCGCCTATGGCGTGGCGGCGGCGGCGCTGGCCTATTTCAACAAGCCGCTGAAGGATCTGACGATCTCCGAGACCGCCTTCCTGGCCGGCCTGCCGAAGGCACCCAGCAGCTACGACCCGAAGACCCGGATGGATGCCGCGGTCGCCCGCCGCAACTACGTCCTCGGCCGGCTGCAGGAGGACGGGGCGATCACGCGGGAGCAGGCGGACGCGGCCCGGGCCGAGCCGCTGGTGACCAAGGACCGGCGGCAGATCGAGTTCGTCAGCGCCAACTACTTCGCCGAGGAGGTGCGGCGCGAGCTGCAGCGACTCTACGGCAACGACGCGCTCTACCAGGGCGGCCTGTCGGTGCGCACCTCGCTGGACCCGCATCTGCAGGACCTCGCCGACCAGGCGCTGCGCGACGGCCTGCGCAGCTATGACATGCGGCACGGCTGGCGCGGCCCGCTGAAGAAGATCGAGGGCTTCGACGACTGGGCCGGGCAGCTCGCCGCGATCCAGCGGCCCGCCGGCGCCGGCGACTGGCAGATGGCGGTGGTGCTGGACATCGACGCCAAGACGGCCAGCATCGGCTTCTCGGACAAGAGCCGCGGCACCATCCCCTTCGCCGAGATGAAATGGGCCCGGCCGTGGCGGGCGAACCAGACCGTCGGGGCCGAGCCGCGGAAGCCGTCCGACGTGCTGGCCAAGGGCGACGTGATCCTGGTCGAGCCGACCGGCCCGGTGCCGGAGGACAAGGCGGTGCCGCAGGAGTTCGGCCTGCGCCAGATCCCCGATGTGCAGGGCGCGCTGGTGGCGCTGGATCCGAACACCGGCCGGGTGATGGCGATCACCGGCGGCTACGATTATGCGATGAGCGAGTTCGACCGCGGCACCCAGGCGGTGCGGCAGCCGGGCTCGACCTTCAAGCCCTTCGTCTACCTGACCGCTCTCGAGGCCGGCTACACCCCGGCCACCATCATCGACGACGCCCCGATCACGATCGACACCGGCACCACCGACTGGGCGCCGGAGAACGACGACCACCGGTTCCTCGGCCCGATGCCGCTGCGCGTCGGCGTCGAGCGGTCGCGCAACCTGATGACGGTGCGGCTGATCCAGGCGGTCGGCCTGGACAAGGTGAAGGAGACGGCGGAGCGCTTCGGCGTCTACAAGGACATGCCGCTGCTCTATTCCATGGCGCTCGGCGCCGGCGCGACCACGCCGCTGCAGATGGCGACCGGCTTCGCCCAGATCGCCAATGGCGGCAAGAAGGTGACCCCGACCTTCATCGACCGTATCCAGGACCGCACCGGCCGCACCATCTACCGGCATGACGACCGGCCCTGCGAGGCTTGCGGCCAGCCCTGGGCCGACCAGGCGACGCCGGTGATCCCGGACACGCGCGAGCAGATCGCCGACCCGGTCTCGGCCTATCAGATGACCTCGATCCTGCAGGGCGTGGTGCAGCGCGGCACCGCCTCGGCGCTGAACAAGCTGGGCTTCACCCTGGCCGGCAAGACCGGCACCACCAACGACGCCAAGGACGCCTGGTTCGTCGGCTTCTCGCCCGACCTGGTGGTGGCGATCTATGTCGGCTTCGACGATCCGAAGACGCTGGGCGCCCGCGAATGGGGCTCGACCGCGGCGGTGCCGATCGCCCGCGACTTCATGTCGGCGGCGCTGCAGGGCAAGGACGTGCCGCCCTTCCGCATCCCGCCCGGGGTCAACCTAGTGAAGATCGACCGGCTGACCGGCCAGCCCGCTTATGGCAGCGGCGGCGACACGCTCTGGGAGGCGTTCCGCCCCGGCACCGAGCCCGGCACCGGCTATGCCCTCGACCGGCTCGACGGCAGCGGCGGCGGCGCCGGCGAGGGCGGCGACACCGGTTTCGGCGACAGCGTGCCCGACGCCACGACCGGGACCGGCGGGCTGTACTGA
- a CDS encoding DUF4242 domain-containing protein yields MALRKFIIERDIPDVGTLEREQLRGAAAKSNDALRQIGPDIQWVESYVADNKTFCVYLARDEEVIRKHAEISGFPATRITEIRKMIDPTTERAD; encoded by the coding sequence ATGGCCCTTCGCAAGTTCATCATCGAGCGCGACATCCCCGACGTCGGCACGCTGGAGCGCGAGCAGTTGCGCGGCGCCGCGGCCAAGTCCAACGATGCGCTGCGGCAGATCGGGCCCGACATCCAGTGGGTCGAGAGCTATGTCGCCGACAACAAGACCTTCTGCGTCTACCTCGCCCGCGACGAGGAGGTGATCCGGAAGCACGCCGAGATCAGCGGCTTCCCGGCGACCCGGATCACCGAGATCCGCAAGATGATCGACCCGACGACGGAACGGGCCGACTGA
- a CDS encoding DUF3293 domain-containing protein, which yields MGLSEFIRLLEAYRDTRYLFAADGVEHEVRIDRRNPAAEAWLAGRGAAGAGFVTADNPRSLLASPAENAAARQRLAEAVRRRGADSVPHTGAGLDGAWPPEQGLLVLGLPVAELTALAEEFGQNAIVWFAPGQPARLVPTRLLLEGLRPDAGAD from the coding sequence ATGGGCCTCTCGGAGTTCATCCGGCTGCTCGAGGCCTATCGCGACACCCGCTACCTGTTCGCCGCCGACGGCGTCGAGCACGAGGTGCGGATCGACCGCCGGAACCCGGCGGCCGAGGCCTGGCTGGCCGGCCGCGGCGCCGCCGGCGCCGGCTTCGTCACGGCCGACAATCCGCGCAGTCTTCTGGCATCGCCGGCCGAGAACGCGGCGGCGCGGCAGCGCCTGGCGGAGGCGGTGCGCCGGCGCGGCGCCGACTCCGTGCCGCACACCGGCGCCGGGCTGGACGGCGCCTGGCCGCCGGAGCAGGGGCTGCTGGTCCTCGGCCTGCCAGTCGCGGAACTCACCGCCCTGGCGGAGGAATTCGGCCAGAACGCCATCGTCTGGTTCGCCCCCGGCCAGCCGGCCCGGCTGGTGCCCACCCGGCTGCTGCTCGAGGGTTTGAGGCCGGACGCCGGCGCGGACTGA
- a CDS encoding adenine deaminase, whose translation MSPPAAPDLVIRDVRVLSTYSERILPGREVWVAGGRIAAVKPAGSCRDGSARIHDGKGAILAPGLVDPHIHIESSMVTACAYAEAALLNGTTTIFCDSHEIGNVMDVAGVEAMLEDARQAPLSIFLTVPSTVPATSPLLETAGGDLTAEKIAGLFDRWPEAVALGEKMDFVPVTMGDERSHAILAAALERGRPVSGHVYGREFVAAYAAAGVTDTHEAIDRDIADDMLEAGIWLFLRGGPPTTPWHSLPEAIRTITELGASHKRVAVCTDDRDADDLLHFGLDWVVREAMRAGMSPEQAWSMGSLHGATRFGQDGEIGGFGGGRRADLVLLDDGHKPVSTWYGGELVVEDRRITPVLDEALSARWRYPEAAYHTVRLPAAVKLTPDLPAGRVTAHAIRTVLPGITLGHVTVDLEPADDWQAHFDRHGLCFVTVVERHGRSAGNVAHGLLSGFTLKAGAVASSVGHDSHNIIIAGTNEADMQVALQAIAAAQGGVCVVRDGRVMAMVPLPIAGLLSDKRVTEVAEEVKALKAEWDKAGCAIPYMGFNLIPLSVIPEIRITDKGLVLVPEMEIVPLFEPA comes from the coding sequence ATGTCGCCTCCGGCCGCGCCGGACCTGGTGATCCGCGACGTTCGGGTGCTGTCGACCTATTCCGAGCGCATCCTGCCGGGCCGCGAGGTCTGGGTGGCCGGCGGACGCATCGCCGCGGTAAAGCCGGCGGGATCTTGCCGCGACGGATCGGCCCGCATCCATGACGGCAAGGGCGCCATCCTCGCTCCCGGGCTGGTCGACCCGCATATCCATATCGAATCCAGCATGGTGACGGCCTGCGCCTATGCCGAGGCGGCGCTGCTGAACGGCACCACCACGATCTTCTGCGACAGCCACGAGATCGGCAATGTCATGGACGTGGCCGGGGTCGAGGCGATGCTGGAGGATGCGCGGCAGGCGCCGCTGTCGATCTTCCTGACCGTGCCCAGCACCGTGCCGGCGACCTCGCCGCTTCTGGAGACGGCCGGCGGCGACCTGACGGCGGAGAAGATCGCCGGCCTGTTCGACCGCTGGCCCGAGGCGGTGGCGCTGGGCGAGAAGATGGATTTCGTCCCGGTGACAATGGGCGACGAGCGCAGCCACGCCATCCTGGCCGCGGCGCTGGAGCGCGGCCGGCCGGTCTCGGGCCATGTCTATGGCCGGGAGTTCGTCGCCGCCTACGCCGCCGCCGGCGTCACCGACACGCATGAGGCGATCGACCGCGACATCGCCGACGACATGCTGGAGGCCGGCATCTGGCTGTTCCTGCGCGGCGGCCCGCCGACCACGCCCTGGCACAGCCTGCCCGAGGCGATCAGGACGATCACCGAGCTGGGCGCCTCGCACAAGCGCGTCGCCGTCTGCACCGACGACCGCGACGCCGACGACCTGCTGCATTTCGGCTTGGACTGGGTGGTGCGCGAGGCGATGCGCGCCGGGATGTCGCCCGAGCAGGCCTGGTCGATGGGGTCGCTGCACGGCGCCACCCGCTTCGGCCAGGACGGCGAGATCGGCGGCTTCGGCGGCGGCCGCCGGGCCGATCTGGTGCTGCTGGACGACGGCCACAAGCCGGTCAGCACCTGGTATGGTGGCGAGCTGGTGGTCGAGGATCGCCGGATCACCCCGGTCCTGGATGAGGCGCTGTCCGCCCGCTGGCGCTATCCGGAGGCGGCGTATCACACCGTGCGGCTGCCGGCCGCCGTCAAGCTGACGCCCGACCTGCCGGCCGGGCGCGTCACCGCCCATGCCATCCGGACGGTCCTGCCCGGCATCACGCTGGGCCATGTCACGGTGGACCTCGAGCCGGCGGATGACTGGCAGGCGCATTTCGACCGGCACGGCCTGTGCTTTGTCACGGTGGTGGAGCGGCACGGCAGATCGGCCGGCAACGTTGCGCACGGCCTGCTGTCCGGCTTCACGCTGAAGGCGGGCGCCGTCGCCTCCTCGGTCGGGCACGACAGCCACAACATCATCATCGCCGGCACGAACGAGGCCGACATGCAGGTGGCGCTGCAGGCGATCGCGGCGGCCCAGGGCGGCGTCTGCGTCGTGCGCGACGGCCGGGTGATGGCGATGGTGCCGCTGCCGATCGCGGGCCTCTTGTCCGACAAGCGCGTGACCGAGGTGGCGGAGGAGGTGAAGGCGCTGAAGGCCGAATGGGACAAGGCGGGCTGCGCCATCCCCTATATGGGCTTCAACCTGATCCCGCTGTCGGTGATTCCGGAGATCCGGATCACCGACAAGGGGCTTGTGCTGGTGCCGGAGATGGAGATCGTGCCGCTGTTCGAACCGGCATGA
- a CDS encoding F0F1 ATP synthase subunit epsilon: MAEKFAFELVSPEKLLVAQQVEMVVVPGGDGHFGVLKGHMSMLSTIQPGVIDVYEQRSAISSRLFVTGGFAEVTPERCTVLAEEVVPVASLDRAKVEQELRDAEEDVADAKTPGDKAVAERALKLARAKLTAVTRGAPAGHA; encoded by the coding sequence ATGGCCGAGAAATTCGCCTTCGAACTGGTCTCGCCCGAGAAGCTGCTCGTGGCGCAGCAGGTCGAGATGGTGGTCGTCCCCGGCGGCGACGGCCATTTCGGCGTGCTGAAGGGGCACATGTCGATGCTGTCGACCATCCAGCCGGGCGTGATCGACGTCTATGAGCAGCGCAGCGCCATCTCCAGCCGCCTGTTCGTGACCGGCGGCTTCGCCGAGGTGACGCCGGAGCGCTGTACCGTGCTGGCCGAGGAGGTGGTGCCGGTGGCCTCGCTGGACCGCGCCAAGGTCGAGCAGGAGCTGCGCGACGCCGAGGAGGACGTGGCCGACGCCAAGACCCCCGGCGACAAGGCGGTGGCCGAGCGGGCGCTGAAGCTGGCCCGCGCCAAGCTGACCGCCGTCACCCGGGGCGCGCCGGCCGGCCACGCCTGA
- the atpD gene encoding F0F1 ATP synthase subunit beta — translation MVETQTGSNVIGRISQVLGAVVDVQFDGELPAILNALTTDIGDRKLVLEAAQHLGENTVRCIAMDSTDGLVRGAKVHDTGNAISVPVGPETLGRIMNVIGEPIDERGPINAKQHFPIHRPAPEFVDQATEAEMLVTGIKVVDLIGPYAKGGKIGLFGGAGVGKTVTIQELINNIAKAHGGVSVFAGVGERTREGNDLYHEMIDSGVIKLGEDGSKVALVYGQMNEPPGARARVGLSGLTVAEYFRDVEGQDVLFFVDNIFRFTQAGAEVSALLGRIPSAVGYQPTLSTDMGALQERITSTTKGSITSVQAIYVPADDLTDPAPATSFSHLDATTVLSRAISELGIYPAVDPLDSTSRILDPRVVGQEHYEVARAVQRTLQEYKALQDIIAILGMDELTEEQKLTVARARKIQRFFSQPFHVAEVFTGTPGVFVPVEETVRAFKGIVNGDYDHLPEAAFYMVGTIDDAIAKAKKLAEAA, via the coding sequence ATGGTCGAGACCCAGACCGGAAGCAACGTCATCGGCCGCATCAGCCAGGTTCTGGGCGCCGTGGTGGACGTCCAGTTCGATGGCGAGCTGCCCGCCATTCTGAACGCCCTGACCACCGACATCGGCGATCGCAAGCTGGTGCTTGAGGCGGCGCAGCATCTCGGCGAGAACACGGTGCGCTGCATCGCCATGGACTCGACCGACGGCCTGGTCCGCGGCGCCAAGGTGCACGACACCGGCAACGCCATCTCGGTGCCGGTCGGCCCGGAGACGCTGGGCCGCATCATGAACGTGATCGGTGAGCCGATCGACGAACGCGGCCCGATCAACGCCAAGCAGCACTTCCCGATCCACCGCCCGGCCCCGGAATTCGTCGACCAGGCGACCGAGGCGGAGATGCTGGTCACCGGCATCAAGGTCGTCGACCTGATCGGCCCCTACGCCAAGGGCGGCAAGATCGGCCTGTTCGGCGGCGCCGGCGTCGGCAAGACCGTGACCATCCAGGAGCTGATCAACAACATCGCCAAGGCGCATGGCGGCGTGTCGGTCTTCGCCGGCGTGGGTGAGCGCACCCGCGAGGGCAACGACCTGTATCACGAGATGATCGACTCCGGCGTCATCAAGCTGGGCGAGGACGGCTCCAAGGTGGCCCTCGTCTACGGCCAGATGAACGAGCCGCCGGGCGCCCGCGCCCGCGTCGGCCTGTCGGGCCTGACCGTCGCCGAGTACTTCCGCGACGTCGAAGGCCAGGACGTGCTGTTCTTCGTCGACAACATCTTCCGCTTCACCCAGGCGGGCGCCGAGGTGTCGGCGCTGCTGGGCCGCATCCCGTCGGCCGTGGGCTATCAGCCGACCCTGTCGACCGACATGGGCGCGCTGCAGGAGCGCATCACCTCGACCACCAAGGGCTCGATCACCTCGGTGCAGGCCATCTACGTGCCCGCCGACGACCTGACCGACCCGGCCCCGGCGACCTCGTTCTCGCACCTGGACGCGACGACGGTGCTGAGCCGCGCGATCTCCGAGCTGGGCATCTACCCGGCCGTCGATCCGCTCGACTCGACCTCGCGCATCCTCGACCCGCGCGTGGTCGGCCAGGAGCATTACGAGGTGGCCCGCGCCGTGCAGCGCACGCTGCAGGAATACAAGGCGCTGCAGGACATCATCGCCATCCTGGGCATGGACGAGCTGACCGAGGAGCAGAAGCTGACCGTGGCCCGCGCCCGGAAGATCCAGCGCTTCTTCAGCCAGCCCTTCCACGTCGCCGAGGTGTTCACCGGCACGCCGGGCGTGTTCGTCCCGGTCGAGGAGACGGTGCGGGCGTTCAAGGGCATCGTCAACGGCGACTACGACCACCTGCCGGAGGCGGCGTTCTACATGGTCGGCACCATCGACGACGCCATCGCCAAGGCGAAGAAGCTCGCCGAAGCCGCCTGA
- a CDS encoding F0F1 ATP synthase subunit gamma: MPSLKDLRNRITSVKSTQKITAAMKMVAASKLRRAQEQAEAGRPYADRMERMLTGLAAVAKTAGQGPKLIAGTGKSDVHLLLVITSDRGLAGAFNATVLRETRKQIRELQGKGKTVKLFTVGRKGRDNLRRDHANLIVDSIVDIGRPKLGFADANGIADRILAMFEAGEFDVCSVVYNKFKSAIAQIITVQQLVPVALPAVAEDTASNIVYEFEPSEEQILAELLPRNLAIQIYKALLESAASEQGARMTAMDNATRNAGDMIKRLTLVYNRTRQAYITKELIEIISGAEAV, from the coding sequence ATGCCGTCGTTGAAGGACCTCAGGAACCGGATCACCAGCGTCAAGTCGACGCAGAAGATCACTGCGGCCATGAAGATGGTCGCGGCGTCGAAGCTGCGCCGCGCCCAGGAGCAGGCCGAGGCCGGGCGGCCCTATGCCGACCGGATGGAGCGGATGCTGACCGGCCTGGCCGCCGTCGCCAAGACGGCGGGCCAGGGGCCGAAGCTGATCGCCGGCACCGGCAAGAGCGACGTGCACCTGCTGCTCGTCATCACCTCCGACCGCGGCCTGGCCGGCGCGTTCAACGCCACGGTGCTGCGCGAGACGCGCAAGCAGATCCGCGAGCTGCAGGGCAAGGGCAAGACGGTGAAGCTGTTCACCGTCGGCCGCAAGGGCCGCGACAACCTGCGCCGCGACCACGCCAACCTGATCGTCGACAGCATCGTCGACATCGGCCGGCCGAAGCTGGGCTTCGCCGACGCCAATGGCATCGCCGACCGGATCCTGGCGATGTTCGAGGCGGGCGAGTTCGACGTCTGCTCGGTCGTCTACAACAAGTTCAAGTCGGCGATCGCCCAGATCATCACGGTGCAGCAGCTGGTGCCCGTGGCGCTGCCGGCCGTGGCCGAGGACACCGCGTCGAACATCGTCTACGAGTTCGAGCCGAGCGAGGAGCAGATCCTGGCGGAGCTGCTGCCGCGCAACCTGGCGATCCAGATCTACAAGGCGCTGCTCGAATCCGCCGCCTCCGAGCAGGGCGCGCGCATGACCGCGATGGACAATGCGACGCGCAACGCCGGCGACATGATCAAGCGGCTGACGCTGGTCTACAACCGGACCCGCCAGGCCTACATCACCAAGGAGCTGATCGAGATCATCTCGGGCGCCGAAGCCGTCTAA
- the atpA gene encoding F0F1 ATP synthase subunit alpha, which produces MDIRAAEISAIIKDQIANFGTEADVAEVGQVLSVGDGVARVYGLDNVQAGEMVEFPGGIKGMALNLETDNVGIVIFGEDRDIKEGDTVKRTGAIVEVPVGRGLLGRVVDALGNPIDGKGPIQDAKMSRVEVKAPGIIPRKSVHEPMQTGLKSIDALTPVGRGQRELIIGDRQTGKTAVAIDTILNQREINKSGDESQKLYCIYVAVGQKRSTVAQIVKTLEEYGALEYTIVVAATASEPAPLQFLAPYTGAAMGEFFRDNGMHGLIIYDDLSKQAVAYRQMSLLLRRPPGREAYPGDVFYLHSRLLERAAKMNDEHGNGSLTALPVIETQAGDVSAYIPTNVISITDGQIFLETGLFYKGVRPAINVGLSVSRVGSAAQIKAMKQVAGRIKLELAQYREMEAFAQFASDLDASTQKLLARGARLTELLKQPQFSPLPVEEQVASIFAGVRGHLDSVPANRVQDFEKGLLEALRDEGKAILEAIRNEKQISPENEEKLNSFIVNYAKTFV; this is translated from the coding sequence ATGGACATCCGTGCCGCCGAAATCTCTGCGATCATCAAGGATCAGATCGCCAATTTCGGGACCGAGGCCGACGTCGCCGAGGTCGGCCAGGTGCTGTCGGTCGGTGACGGCGTCGCCCGCGTCTACGGCCTGGACAACGTCCAGGCGGGCGAGATGGTCGAGTTCCCGGGCGGCATCAAGGGCATGGCGCTGAACCTCGAGACCGATAATGTCGGTATCGTGATCTTCGGCGAGGACCGCGACATCAAGGAAGGCGACACGGTCAAGCGCACCGGCGCCATCGTCGAGGTCCCGGTCGGCCGCGGCCTGCTGGGCCGCGTGGTCGACGCCCTGGGCAACCCGATCGACGGCAAGGGCCCGATCCAGGACGCCAAGATGAGCCGCGTCGAGGTCAAAGCCCCCGGCATCATCCCGCGCAAGTCGGTGCATGAGCCGATGCAGACCGGCCTGAAGTCGATCGACGCGCTGACCCCGGTCGGCCGCGGCCAGCGCGAGCTGATCATCGGCGACCGCCAGACCGGCAAGACCGCCGTCGCCATCGACACCATCCTGAACCAGCGCGAGATCAACAAGTCCGGCGACGAGAGCCAGAAGCTCTACTGCATCTACGTCGCGGTCGGCCAGAAGCGCTCGACGGTCGCCCAGATCGTCAAGACGCTCGAGGAATACGGCGCGCTGGAATACACCATCGTCGTCGCCGCGACGGCGTCCGAGCCGGCGCCGCTGCAGTTCCTGGCGCCCTACACCGGCGCCGCGATGGGCGAGTTCTTCCGCGACAACGGCATGCACGGGCTGATCATCTATGACGATCTGTCCAAGCAGGCCGTGGCCTACCGCCAGATGTCGCTGCTGCTGCGCCGCCCGCCGGGCCGCGAGGCGTATCCGGGCGACGTGTTCTACCTGCACAGCCGCCTGCTGGAGCGCGCGGCCAAGATGAACGACGAGCACGGCAACGGCTCGCTGACCGCCCTGCCGGTCATCGAGACCCAGGCCGGCGACGTGTCGGCCTACATCCCGACCAACGTGATCTCGATCACCGACGGCCAGATCTTCCTCGAGACCGGCCTGTTCTATAAGGGCGTCCGCCCGGCCATCAATGTCGGCCTGTCGGTCAGCCGCGTCGGCTCCGCCGCCCAGATCAAGGCGATGAAGCAGGTCGCCGGCCGCATCAAGCTCGAGCTCGCGCAGTACCGCGAGATGGAGGCCTTCGCCCAGTTCGCGTCGGACCTCGACGCCTCGACCCAGAAGCTCTTGGCCCGCGGCGCGCGCCTGACCGAGCTCCTGAAGCAGCCGCAGTTCAGCCCGCTCCCGGTCGAGGAGCAGGTGGCGTCGATCTTCGCCGGCGTCCGCGGCCATCTCGACAGCGTCCCGGCCAACCGGGTGCAGGATTTCGAGAAGGGCCTGCTGGAGGCGCTGCGCGACGAGGGCAAGGCCATCCTCGAGGCGATCCGCAACGAGAAGCAGATCTCGCCGGAGAACGAGGAGAAGCTGAACAGCTTCATCGTCAACTACGCCAAGACCTTCGTCTGA
- a CDS encoding F0F1 ATP synthase subunit delta: MAATGSGLSGLASSYATALYALADEGKALDQTADDLRGLKIALAESEDLRRLVRSPLLSRDTQGRAMAAVLERANVSDLVRRFIGLVARNRRLFALDAMIDAFLAELARRRGEVTAEVTAAAALTDRQTEALVDQLKKAMGAKVQVNVKIDPALLGGMIVKVGSRMVDSSLRTKLAKLQLAMKGTV; the protein is encoded by the coding sequence GTGGCAGCCACAGGGTCAGGACTTTCCGGCCTCGCATCCAGCTACGCGACGGCGCTCTACGCACTCGCCGATGAAGGCAAGGCGCTCGACCAGACCGCGGACGATCTGCGCGGCCTGAAGATCGCTCTGGCCGAGAGCGAGGATCTGCGCCGTCTGGTCCGCAGCCCGCTGCTGTCGCGCGACACGCAGGGCCGGGCGATGGCCGCGGTGCTGGAGCGGGCGAACGTGTCCGACCTGGTGCGCCGCTTCATCGGCTTGGTGGCCCGCAACCGCCGCCTGTTCGCCCTCGACGCCATGATCGACGCCTTCCTGGCCGAGCTGGCCCGCCGCCGCGGCGAGGTCACCGCCGAGGTCACCGCCGCCGCGGCGCTGACCGACCGCCAGACCGAGGCGCTGGTCGATCAGCTCAAGAAGGCCATGGGCGCGAAGGTCCAGGTCAATGTCAAAATCGATCCCGCGCTGCTCGGCGGGATGATCGTCAAAGTCGGCTCGCGCATGGTCGACAGCTCCCTGCGCACGAAACTGGCCAAGCTGCAGCTCGCGATGAAGGGGACCGTCTGA
- a CDS encoding cation diffusion facilitator family transporter yields MPHDHLPGSGHDHAAHDHGPGHAHHHGLPQGADGERRLLIALAVTAGFMLVEAAGGWIANSLALLADAGHMLTDAAALALAWLAARMARRPRDARRSYGYGRVQVLAAFANGIVLLAVVVAIVVEAAGRLAEPAPVEGGLMIGIAAAGLAANLVAFRVLQGGDRGNLNLRGAALHVMGDLLGSVGALAAGAVILLTGWTPIDPILSVLVSLLVLRSAWAILRESGHVLVEGTPGGIDEAVLAEAILAGVPAVIDVHHVHAWTLTPDRPLVTLHARLREGADSDQAIGAVTRLLRDRFGVDHATVQAEFEICADAAHAPRH; encoded by the coding sequence ATGCCGCACGACCATTTGCCCGGGTCCGGCCACGATCATGCGGCGCATGATCACGGGCCGGGCCATGCCCATCACCACGGCCTGCCGCAAGGGGCGGATGGCGAGCGGCGCCTGCTGATCGCGCTGGCCGTCACCGCCGGCTTCATGCTGGTCGAGGCGGCGGGCGGCTGGATCGCCAACTCCCTGGCGCTCCTGGCCGATGCCGGGCACATGCTGACCGATGCGGCGGCGCTGGCGTTGGCCTGGCTGGCGGCGCGGATGGCGCGGCGGCCGCGCGACGCCCGGCGCAGCTACGGCTACGGCCGGGTGCAGGTTCTGGCCGCCTTCGCCAACGGCATCGTGCTGCTGGCGGTGGTGGTCGCCATCGTGGTCGAGGCCGCGGGCCGTCTGGCCGAGCCGGCGCCGGTGGAGGGCGGGCTGATGATCGGCATCGCCGCCGCCGGCCTCGCGGCCAATCTCGTCGCCTTCCGGGTGCTGCAAGGCGGCGACCGCGGCAACCTGAACCTGCGCGGCGCCGCCCTGCATGTAATGGGCGACCTGCTCGGCTCGGTCGGCGCGCTGGCCGCCGGGGCCGTGATCCTCCTGACCGGCTGGACGCCGATTGACCCCATCCTGTCGGTCCTGGTGTCGCTGCTGGTGCTGCGCAGCGCCTGGGCGATCCTGCGCGAATCCGGCCATGTGCTGGTGGAGGGGACGCCCGGCGGGATCGACGAGGCGGTGCTGGCCGAGGCGATCCTGGCCGGGGTGCCGGCGGTGATCGACGTGCACCACGTCCATGCCTGGACCCTGACGCCCGACCGGCCGCTGGTGACCCTGCATGCCCGGCTGCGCGAGGGTGCCGATTCCGACCAGGCGATCGGCGCGGTGACCCGGTTGCTGCGCGACCGCTTCGGCGTCGATCACGCCACGGTGCAGGCCGAATTCGAGATCTGCGCCGACGCCGCTCACGCGCCGCGACACTAG